The following coding sequences lie in one Apium graveolens cultivar Ventura chromosome 1, ASM990537v1, whole genome shotgun sequence genomic window:
- the LOC141719992 gene encoding uncharacterized protein LOC141719992, whose amino-acid sequence MVASEGHSSERFLDLLSQYMKYKVNGPCPDDWSLGQRPIMQGCEPFPRRRCFSKSIPKILDIHGVLNAVSWGILFPVGVIIARYIALSRQYIQHGFIFMCSARFQLMMLELLVGEQVLSLGVNLRGSSTMVTEILELHSLFSQQFRH is encoded by the exons ATGGTTGCATCTGAGGGGCATTCTTCTGAGAGATTTTTGGATTTGCTGTCTCAGTATATGAAGTATAAGGTTAATGGGCCTTGCCCAGATGATTGGAGTCTTGGGCAGAGACCAATAATGCAAGGATGTGAGCCATTTCCTAGAAGGAGATGCTTTTCCAAGTCAATTCCTAAGATATTGGAT ATTCACGGAGTTCTTAATGCTGTGAGTTGGGGTATATTATTTCCTGTAGGAGTCATCATTGCTAGGTATATAGCACTTTCTCGTCAGTATATCCAGCATGGTTTTATCTTTATGTGTTCTGCCAGGTTTCAGCTTATGATGTTGGAGTTGCTGGTTGGGGAACAGGTCTTAAGCTTGGGAGTCAATCTAAGGGGGTCAAGTACAATGGTCACCGAAATATTGGAATTGCACTCTTTGTTCTCGCAACAGTTCAG gcattaa